A region of Panicum virgatum strain AP13 chromosome 8N, P.virgatum_v5, whole genome shotgun sequence DNA encodes the following proteins:
- the LOC120686316 gene encoding protein DETOXIFICATION 19-like: protein MSSAPLLGDHGKGDGMGAGGKGGGLEQLPWWSRWLGRVVDTEEAAAQLRFAVPMVLTSMAYYGIPLVSVMFSGHLGDVHLAGATLDNSWATVTGYAFVMGLSGALETLCGKAYGARLYRKLGLYLQASLIMSGAASALIAALWCFTEPLLLLLRQDPGVSRAAAVFVRAQIPGLFAFAFLQCLLRYLQAQSVVLPLVACSVAPFALHVLLAHLLVNMLGLGLAGASAAVSATLWLSCLMLLAYVLLSEKFSETWRGFSADAFKYVLPTVKLATPSAIMVCLELWAFELLVLIAGLLPNPTVDTPLIAMCSSTEAIICMISVGFSAAVSTRVANEIGAANVDRARNAVSVTMKLSVFLAVSFVLLLGFGHNLWAGLFSGSPTIVSEFAAITPLMMISIVLDSAQGVLAGVSRGCGWQHLAAMTNLVAFYLVGMPLAVLFAFKLKFYTRGLWAGLICGVTCQACSLLVITVRTKWPKLVEVMQEEKANYVA from the exons ATGTCGTCTGCTCCGCTGCTCGGCGACCACGGCAAGGGCGATGGCATGGGCGCCGGCGGCAAAGGTGGCGGCCTGGAGCAGCTACCGTGGTGGTCAAGGTGGCTAGGCCGCGTGGTGGacacggaggaggcggcggcgcagctgcgGTTCGCAGTGCCGATGGTGCTGACCAGCATGGCCTACTACGGCATCCCGCTGGTGTCCGTGATGTTCTCGGGCCACCTCGGCGACGtccacctcgccggcgccacGCTTGACAACTCCTGGGCCACTGTCACCGGCTACGCCTTCGTG ATGGGCCTGAGCGGTGCTCTGGAGACGCTGTGCGGGAAGGCGTACGGCGCCCGGCTGTACCGCAAGCTGGGCCTGTACCTGCAGGCGTCGCTCATCATGTCGGGCGCCGCGTCGGCGCTCATCGCCGCGCTCTGGTGCTTCACggagccgctgctgctgctcctccggcAGGACCCCGGCgtgtcccgcgccgccgcggtgttCGTCCGGGCCCAGATCCCGGGCCTCTTCGCGTTCGCCTTCCTGCAGTGCCTGCTCCGGTACCTGCAGGCGCAGTCCGTGGTGCTCCCGCTCGTCGCCTGCTCCGTGGCGCCCTTCGCCCTCCACGTCCTGCTCGCGCACCTGCTGGTGAACATGCTCGGCctggggctcgccggcgcctccgccgccgtctccgcgaCGCTGTGGCTGTCCTGCCTGATGCTGCTCGCCTACGTGCTCCTCTCCGAGAAGTTCAGCGAGACTTGGAGAGGGTTCTCCGCCGACGCCTTCAAGTACGTGCTGCCCACCGTGAAGCTCGCCACGCCGTCAGCCATCATGGTCTG CTTGGAGCTATGGGCGTTCGAGCTCCTGGTGCTCATCGCCGGTTTGCTACCCAATCCCACCGTTGACACGCCGCTGATCGCCATGTG CTCTAGCACGGAGGCGATTATCTGCATGATCTCAGTTGGGTTCAGTGCCGCGGTGAG CACAAGGGTGGCGAACGAGATCGGCGCGGCGAACGTGGACAGGGCGAGGAACGCGGTGTCCGTGACGATGAAGCTCTCGGTGTTCCTGGCCGTCTCCTTCGTGCTGCTTCTGGGGTTCGGCCACAACCTGTGGGCGGGGCTCTTCAGCGGGAGCCCCACGATCGTGTCGGAGTTCGCGGCCATCACGCCGCTCATGATGATCTCCATTGTGCTTGACTCGGCGCAGGGCGTCCTGGCCGGCGTGTCCAGGGGCTGCGGGTGGCAGCACCTGGCGGCCATGACCAACCTGGTGGCCTTCTACCTGGTCGGCATGCCGCTGGCCGTCCTCTTCGCCTTCAAGCTCAAGTTCTATACCAGG GGTTTGTGGGCGGGGCTGATTTGTGGGGTGACATGCCAAGCCTGCTCGTTGCTGGTGATCACTGTCCGCACCAAGTGGCCTAAGCTCGTGGAGGTCATGCAGGAGGAGAAAGCCAACTACGTCGCTTAG